Proteins encoded in a region of the Neoarius graeffei isolate fNeoGra1 chromosome 3, fNeoGra1.pri, whole genome shotgun sequence genome:
- the ptgs2b gene encoding prostaglandin G/H synthase 2 — MYTTGLFLLLLSLGVLACNGADPCCSQPCQNRGVCTALGQDSYECDCTRTGYYGQNCTTPEFLTWLKVSLKPAPNTVHYILTHFRAFWNIINNIPFLRDSIMRYVLTSRSHLIESPPTFNADYGYKSWEAYSNLSYFTRTLPPVPKDCPTPMGVAGKKELPDVKVVVERFLLRRKFIPDPQRTSLMFAFFAQHFTHQFFKTDMNRGPAFTKAKNHGVDLNHIYGEELERQHKLRLFKDGKLKYQVLDGEVYPPLVSEVQVNMHYPLHVPESHRFAVGHEAFGLVPGLMMYATLWLREHNRVCDILRQEHPDWDDERLFQTTRLILIGETIKIVIEEYVQHLSGYHLKLKFDPELLFNQRFQYQNRISSEFNTLYHWHPLMPDNFCIQGEVYSYKQFLFNTSIVTNHGISNLVDSFSKQTAGRVAGGHNVPPALMMVATKSIENSRMMRYQSFNAYRKRFNMKPYDSFEELTGDKEMAAELEELYGDIDAMELYTGLLVEKPRSNAIFGETMVEMGAPYSLKGLMGNPICSPEYWKPSTFGGKIGFNIINTASLQKLVCNNIKGPCPTVSFHVPNVKDSVLTTIDVSMAHSGTKDVNPAILLKKRTSEL; from the exons ATGTACACGACCGGACTGTTCCTTCTTCTTTTATCCCTGGGCGTCCTGGCTTGCAATGGAG CCGACCCTTGTTGCTCACAGCCATGCCAGAACCGTGGTGTGTGTACAGCTCTTGGACAGGACTCTTACGAATGTGACTGCACACGGACTGGTTATTATGGGCAAAACTGCACAACTC CTGAATTCCTCACATGGCTGAAAGTATCTCTGAAACCAGCACCAAACACGGTGCACTACATCCTCACACATTTTAGAGCTTTCTGGAACATCATCAACAACATACCATTTTTGCGAGACTCCATCATGCGTTATGTTTTAACAT CACGTTCCCATTTAATTGAAAGTCCCCCAACCTTCAATGCTGACTATGGTTACAAGAGCTGGGAAGCCTATTCCAATCTGTCCTATTTCACACGTACTTTACCTCCTGTTCCTAAAGATTGCCCAACACCTATGGGAGTTGCTG GTAAAAAAGAGTTGCCTGATGTAAAGGTGGTGGTGGAGAGGTTCCTGCTCAGGAGGAAGTTTATCCCTGACCCACAGCGCACCAGTCTCATGTTTGCCTTCTTTGCTCAGCACTTCACACACCAGTTCTTCAAAACTGACATGAATAGAGGCCCAGCCTTCACTAAGGCCAAGAACCATGGG GTTGATCTAAATCACATTTATGGAGAGGAACTTGAACGTCAACATAAACTCCGGCTGTTTAAGGATGGCAAGCTAAAATATCAG GTTCTGGATGGTGAGGTTTATCCTCCCCTAGTCAGTGAAGTTCAGGTGAATATGCACTATCCACTTCATGTGCCTGAGTCTCATCGCTTCGCTGTCGGCCATGAAGCCTTTGGTCTGGTCCCAGGCCTCATGATGTATGCTACTCTCTGGCTTCGGGAACACAACCGTGTGTGTGACATTCTTAGGCAGGAGCATCCAGATTGGGATGATGAGAGGCTCTTTCAGACCACAAGACTCATCTTGATTG GTGAGACCATCAAGATTGTAATTGAGGAATATGTGCAGCACCTGAGTGGCTACCACTTGAAGCTTAAATTTGATCCAGAGCTCCTCTTTAACCAGCGTTTCCAGTACCAGAACCGGATCTCATCTGAATTTAATACCCTTTACCACTGGCACCCACTCATGCCTGATAACTTCTGCATCCAGGGTGAAGTCTACAGCTACAAGCAGTTCCTCTTCAACACCTCAATTGTGACAAACCATGGCATAAGTAATCTGGTGGATTCATTCTCCAAGCAGACAGCAGGCAGG GTTGCAGGTGGTCACAATGTTCCACCTGCACTGATGATGGTGGCTACAAAGTCGATTGAGAATAGTAGAATGATGCGCTACCAGTCTTTCAATGCTTATAGGAAACGCTTCAACATGAAGCCGTATGACTCATTTGAAGAGCTTACAG GTGACAAGGAGATGGCAGCAGAGCTGGAGGAGCTGTATGGCGATATTGATGCTATGGAGCTATACACCGGCCTGCTTGTTGAAAAACCAAGGTCCAACGCCATCTTTGGAGAAACCATGGTGGAAATGGGTGCCCCATACTCACTGAAAGGCCTCATGGGAAACCCCATCTGCTCCCCCGAGTACTGGAAGCCCAGCACATTTGGTGGCAAAATTGGCTTTAACATTATCAACACAGCCTCGCTGCAGAAGCTGGTATGCAATAACATCAAGGGGCCTTGCCCTACTGTGTCTTTTCATGTGCCCAATGTAAAGGACTCAGTACTGACGACAATCGATGTAAGCATGGCACACTCAGGCACAAAAGATGTCAACCCAGCAATTCTACTTAAAAAGCGGACCTCTGAGCTCTGA